TTGTCTAAGCAAAAATGTTTGTGTAAAATCGTTCATAAAGTTATATTTTGGCAGGCTCTAGCAAAACCATTAAAATGTTTTCCCACTCATCGAAGAACCCATCAGGCCATCGGTCAATTCTGCCGTCTCTATCAATGCGTGGTGACACAACTTTAATAAAAGCTTGACCTTGGTTTTCTTGACGTTGAAAGTAATGTAACTGCACATCCTCCGGCTCAATTTTATCACCAAGCACAGCAAGACGAATACCATTTAGAATCTGGTCGCTGTGAGTTTCTACCACAACTTGAACGCCACAGTTAGCAGCCAGGGCTAACAGCTTACTCAGCTTTGTTTGCGCTTGGGCGTGGAGTCCGGTTTCCGGGTGTTCAATCAGAATTAATGCACCTGGACTGGATGCTAGGATTGCAACGATAATGGGTAAAACGTAGGTAATGCCGTATCCAACATGGTCACTAAATTTTAAGTTAACCAAATCCATATCTAGATATGCGTCAACTTGGATGCGTAGACCAGAACTTATTTCTCCCATCCATGCTTCAACTTGGTCTAGCAAATTTGTTGATTTTGCTTGCGGGTGAGCGAGTTCGGCGATAGGAATTGGTTGATTACCGTAGGTATAAAGAAAATTTGCTGTATATTCGCCAAGCGCACCAATTTGTTTAAGTTCTCGCGCTTGGTAATCTAAAATTCCTGATGCAACTTTTGCACGTTCTGATTGAAGGTGATAAAGTTGCCCGTTGAAAATGCTTGACTGATAAACATCGCCATCAACAGAGTTGAATCCACTTTCTAAAAAATTTGCTTCTCTCTCTAAGGAGTTGTAGTTAAAGTGCCAAATTCCTTTAGTTCCGTTTTTTAAACTAAGCTCAAATCCTACATAGTCTTGTTTGGCATTTTCATACAAAGCATCATTAGCTGTGCCAATATTTACCAAGTTTCCATTGAGCAATAAACCAGTGCTTTGTAGTAAATTTTGCTGGTAAGATTGATGCAGCAGTGATAGTGCTTGCAACACAGAGGATTTACCAGTGCTATTATAACCAGAGAGCAGGGTAAGCGATTTGAATTCAACCAATTGATTCTCAAATGCTTTAAAATTTAGCAGCCGTAATGAGCTAATCATTAATAGTTAAAATATATATGATTAATTATTTAATGTTATCCTAAATCAGTTATTTAATTAAAGCATTATTTCAAATAGTATCAGAGTCAAAACCGAGCTAGATTGCGAGACTCAGCAAAGATATTAATGAGGTCAACAAC
This Nostoc sp. 'Peltigera membranacea cyanobiont' N6 DNA region includes the following protein-coding sequences:
- a CDS encoding AAA family ATPase, translated to MISSLRLLNFKAFENQLVEFKSLTLLSGYNSTGKSSVLQALSLLHQSYQQNLLQSTGLLLNGNLVNIGTANDALYENAKQDYVGFELSLKNGTKGIWHFNYNSLEREANFLESGFNSVDGDVYQSSIFNGQLYHLQSERAKVASGILDYQARELKQIGALGEYTANFLYTYGNQPIPIAELAHPQAKSTNLLDQVEAWMGEISSGLRIQVDAYLDMDLVNLKFSDHVGYGITYVLPIIVAILASSPGALILIEHPETGLHAQAQTKLSKLLALAANCGVQVVVETHSDQILNGIRLAVLGDKIEPEDVQLHYFQRQENQGQAFIKVVSPRIDRDGRIDRWPDGFFDEWENILMVLLEPAKI